A single genomic interval of Mangifera indica cultivar Alphonso chromosome 5, CATAS_Mindica_2.1, whole genome shotgun sequence harbors:
- the LOC123217546 gene encoding protein terminal ear1-like: MGETGIVQFPGGLDPRAQEFRPRNPTNNQTQFPVFRPPQVYYPFTHLSPYPLNNVEVVPFCDASGAGIGSLGCPRYHTQAAYVSCPSHPALPPQSPVPTRTLLLSSVASDVSESSVRRDLEVFGEVRGVQMERVGEGIVTLHFYDLRHAEMALKEIRELYMQLQSMLGSQYCGLVWQNYCEGERPSSSFMFPTARGLIAGRPVWAQFIVPSCNVVPDGNNQGTIVVFNLDPGVSSSSLKEIFQAFGPVKELRETPLKKHQRFIEFYDIRDATKALREMNGKEIFSKAVVIEFSRPGGYNKKLFNANANTAIIPTTSTSNNITVSNSNTYMARNSDYNFSTHTSSSFPHSFVSQTQPMRKKSPSSSVKGNPNVNQTITTSIEASVASLSLAGAVANAIDDGNPKKNARKSQGNHSMASTKQQQVKNRSSNKPWKGRLVRRLDSRFLINEDAIVDSNCKDSRTTVMIKNIPNKYSQKLLLNMLDNHCIHCNEQIAEGDDQPLSSYDFVYLPIDFNNKCNVGYGFVNMTSPEATLRLYKAFHHQNWEVFNSRKICEVTYARVQGLEALKEHFKNSKFPSEMDHYLPVVFSPPRDGRQLTEPLPIVGHDKQQQLTTVVHDDDDDDDDDEDHLDGGDTLDNNTNDSTDYADGNDLLIGGSCSSTNGGDDDRDDAIVLAA; the protein is encoded by the exons ATGGGAGAAACCGGAATCGTCCAGTTTCCGGGGGGCCTAGATCCACGAGCGCAAGAGTTCAGGCCGAGAAACCCTACGAACAACCAAACCCAATTTCCGGTTTTTAGACCGCCCCAAGTTTATTACCCGTTCACTCATCTTTCTCCGTATCCTTTAAACAACGTCGAAGTTGTGCCGTTTTGTGATGCTTCTGGTGCTGGTATAGGTAGCTTAGGTTGCCCTCGGTATCATACACAGGCGGCGTACGTTAGTTGTCCCTCGCATCCTGCGCTTCCTCCTCAGTCCCCCGTGCCAACGAGGACGTTGTTGTTGAGTTCGGTGGCGAGTGATGTGAGTGAGTCGAGTGTGAGGAGAGACTTGGAGGTTTTTGGTGAAGTAAGAGGCGTTCAGATGGAGAGAGTGGGTGAAGGAATCGTGACGCTTCATTTTTATGATCTGAGACATGCGGAGATGGCTTTGAAGGAAATACGCGAACTATACATGCAACTACAAAGCATGCTGGGGAGTCAATACTGTGGTTTGGTTTGGCAGAATTATTGTGAAGGTGAGAGGCCGAGTTCTTCGTTTATGTTTCCAACCGCGCGTGGCCTCATTGCTGGACGACCGGTTTGGGCGCAGTTCATTGTTCCTTCCTGTAATGTTGTTCCCGACGGGAACAATCAAGGGACTATCGTCGTTTTTAATTTAGACCCTGGTGTCTCCTCTTCTAGTCTAAAGGAAATCTTTCAGGCTTTCG GTCCTGTGAAGGAGTTAAGAGAGACACCGCTGAAGAAACACCAAAGATTTATAGAGTTTTATGATATCAGAGATGCAACCAAGGCTCTTAGAGAGATGAATGGCAAAGAAATCTTTAGTAAGGCTGTAGTTATTGAATTCAGTCGTCCGGGTGGCTATAACAAGAAGTTGTTCAATGCCAACGCAAACACAGCCATCATCCCAACAACTAGCACCAGCAACAACATTACTGTCAGTAACTCCAACACTTATATGGCAAGAAATTCAGATTACAACTTTTCAACTCACACATCTTCTAGCTTTCCTCATTCTTTTGTTTCTCAAACTCAACCCATGAGAAAGAAGTCTCCTTCAAGTTCAGTAAAGGGAAACCCTAATGTGAACCAGACTATTACCACTTCAATTGAGGCTTCGGTGGCTTCTTTGTCTTTGGCGGGTGCAGTAGCCAATGCAATTGATGATGGGAATCCAAAGAAGAACGCTAGGAAAAGCCAAGGCAATCATTCAATGGCATCTACTAAACAGCAGCAAGTAAAGAACAGGAGTAGTAATAAGCCATGGAAGGGAAGACTAGTGAGGAGGTTAGATTCTCGTTTCCTTATAAATGAAGATGCCATTGTAGACTCGAATTGTAAAGATTCCCGAACCACTGTCATGATCAAGAACATTCCTAACAAGTACAG TCAGAAGCTGTTATTGAATATGTTGGACAACCACTGTATTCACTGCAATGAACAGATTGCCGAAGGAGATGACCAGCCTTTATCCTCCTATGACTTCGTCTACCTCCCCATTGATTTCAA TAACAAGTGTAACGTGGGATATGGGTTTGTGAACATGACATCTCCCGAAGCCACATTGAGGCTATACAAAGCCTTTCATCATCAAAACTGGGAGGTCTTCAACTCAAGGAAAATCTGTGAAGTCACCTATGCTAGAGTgcag GGATTGGAAGCTTTGAAAGAGCACTTTAAGAACTCGAAGTTCCCAAGCGAGATGGACCACTATCTGCCTGTGGTGTTTTCGCCACCTCGAGACGGGAGGCAACTGACGGAGCCACTCCCCATTGTTGGCCACGATAAGCAACAACAGTTGACGACGGTTGTTcatgatgacgatgatgatgatgatgatgatgaggatcACTTAGACGGCGGTGATACGCTTGATAATAATACCAATGACTCTACTGATTATGCTGACGGAAATGATCTCCTGATTGGCGGCAGCTGCAGCAGCACAAACGGCGGCGATGATGACAGAGACGATGCCATTGTTCTTGCGGCATAA
- the LOC123217186 gene encoding oxysterol-binding protein-related protein 1D-like, with protein MNPLCCIAPVSIDRDRANPVVAKSTSHCQLGLETVALKTVNSSFSTLVSPVGTGSDTSLAANAVVELVAKSRESKLYSENGGCVSASVAGILYKWVNYGKGWRSRWFVLEDGVLSYYKIHGPNKILMSPARDNSVKVIGGKSVRFLRKANWKSYRPGSAAQQCKPSGEIYLKVSLFRASKSDDKRLTIFTGTKTLHLRCISRDDRALWIEALQTSKDIFPRGLTSSDFSPSEDIVVSTEKLRLRLLQEGVGEAAIKDCECIMLSEHSVLQNQLNSLQRKHMMLLETLRQVETEKIELEATVVDETKERQSFCGQGNRRYSDFYSVMSKGSGSDSEADNESHDGADIETDEDDGTFFDTNDFLSSEALRSASFQSREALGNACIYDKELFFSNHLRGAGNEIRLLEYPSVKRRDNLPEPAEKEKPVGLWSIIKDNIGKDLSGVCLPVYFNEPLSSLQKCFEDLEYSYLVDLALEWGKQGNDLMRILNIAAFAVSGYASTEGRQCKPFNPLLGETYEADYPDKGLRFFSEKVSHHPMIVACHCEGRGWKFWADSNLKGKFWGRSIQLDPVGVLTLQFEDSETFQWSKVTTSIYNIILGKIYCDHYGTMRISGSGKYSCKLKFKEQSIIDRNPHQVQGFVQDNRTGEKVAMLVGKWDEAMYYVLGDPTMKPRGYDPMTEAVLLWERGKSVTKTRYNFSPFAVSLNELTPGLLDKLPPTDSRLRPDQRHLENGEYELANAEKLRLEQLQRQARKMQERGWQPRWFEKDEDGCYRYKGGYWEKREKKNWDGIADIFGQRSSDPHLALVEE; from the exons ATGAATCCTCTATGCTGCATTGCTCCTGTTTCAATCGATCGGGACCGGGCCAACCCGGTGGTTGCCAAATCTACCAGTCATTGTCAGCTGGGGCTTGAAACAGTCGCCCTTAAGACCGTTAATTcgagtttttcaactttggtATCTCCGGTTGGCACAGGTTCCGATACATCTTTAGCGGCTAATGCTGTTGTTGAGTTAGTGGCGAAATCTCGAGAGTCTAAACTGTACAGTGAAAATGGCGGATGTGTGAGTGCCAGCGTGGCAGGGATTTTGTACAAGTGGGTGAATTATGGTAAAGGATGGAGGTCGAGATGGTTCGTGCTTGAAGATGGAGTGCTGTCGTATTACAAGATTCATGGACCGAATAAGATTTTGATGAGTCCAGCTAGAGACAACAGTGTAAAAGTGATCGGAGGAAAGTCAGTTAGGTTTTTGAGAAAGGCTAACTGGAAAAGTTACCGTCCGGGCTCAGCAGCTCAGCAGTGCAAGCCATCGGGCGAAATTTATTTGAAG GTATCTTTATTCCGTGCAAGCAAGTCAGACGACAAAAGACTTACTATATTCACAGGAACAAAGACACTTCACTTGCGTTGTATATCTAGAGATGACAGAGCTCTGTGGATTGAGGCACTGCAGACTAGTAAAGATATTTTCCCCAGAGGGTTGACAAGCAGTGATTTTTCACCTTCTGAAGATATTGTTGTTTCAACTGAGAAACTACGATTAAGATTATTGCAAGAAGGCGTTGGTGAGGCAGCTATTAAAGACTGTGAGTGTATTATGCTCTCTGAACACTCTGTGCTGCAAAACCAGCTAAATTCTCTTCAACGTAAACATATGATGCTATTAGAGACATTGAGGCAAGTAGAG ACAGAGAAAATAGAGCTAGAAGCTACTGTAGTGGATGAGACAAAGGAACGTCAGTCTTTTTGTGGACAAGGAAATAGAAGATATAGTG ATTTCTATTCTGTCATGTCTAAGGGCAGTGGAAGTGATTCTGAAGCAGATAATGAAAGTCATGATGGTGCAGACATTGAAACAGATGAAGACGATGGAACATTTTTTGATACAAATGATTTTTTGTCTTCAGAGGCTCTAAGAAGTGCTTCCTTTCAGAGTAGGGAAGCTTTGGGAAATGCTTGTATATACGACAAAGAATTATTCTTTTCTAATCATTTACGAGGTGCTGGGAATGAAATCAGGTTATTAGAGTATCCATCTGTTAAAAGAAGGGATAATTTGCCAGAACCAGCGGAAAAAGAGAAGCCCGTTGGACTGTGGTCAATTATCAAGGACAATATTGGAAAGGATTTATCTGGAGTATGTCTCCCTGTTTATTTTAATGAACCACTTTCTTCATTGCAGAAGTGCTTTGAGGATTTGGAATATTCATACTTGGTTGATCTAGCGCTGGAATGGGGAAAGCAG GGAAATGACTTGATGAGAATTTTAAACATTGCAGCTTTTGCTGTATCTGGCTATGCATCAACAGAAGGCCGGCAGTGCAAACCCTTCAATCCTCTTCTTGGGGAGACCTATGAGGCTGACTATCCAGATAAAGGACTTCGctttttttctgaaaaa GTGAGTCACCATCCCATGATTGTTGCGTGTCACTGTGAGGGAAGAGGCTGGAAATTCTGGGCGGACTCCAATCTCAAAGGCAAATTTTGGGGGCGGTCTATCCAGCTTGACCCTGTTGGTGTCCTAACCCTGCAGTTTGAAGACAGTGAGACTTTCCAGTGGAGCAAGGTCACCACTTCTATATACAATATCATACTCGGGAAAATTTATTGTGATCACTATGGTACCATGCGTATTAGTGGCAGTGGGAAATACTCCTGCAAACTCAAGTTCAAGGAACAGTCTATTATAGATCGAAATCCCCATCAG GTTCAAGGATTTGTGCAAGACAATAGAACCGGTGAGAAGGTGGCAATGTTGGTGGGCAAGTGGGATGAAGCTATGTACTATGTCCTAGGAGATCCGACAATGAAGCCAAGGGGGTATGATCCAATGACAGAAGCTGTGTTGCTTTGGGAAAGAGGCAAATCTGTTACCAAGACAAGATACAACTTCAGCCCGTTTGCTGTATCCTTGAATGAACTGACCCCTGGCTTATTGGATAAATTACCTCCAACTGATTCAAGGCTGAGGCCAGATCAGAGACACTTAGAGAATGGAGAATATGAGTTGGCAAATGCTGAAAAGCTGAGGCTGGAACAGTTACAGAGACAG GCAAGGAAGATGCAAGAGAGGGGATGGCAGCCAAGATGGTTTGAGAAGGATGAAGATGGTTGCTATAGATACAAAGGTGGGTACtgggaaaaaagagaaaagaagaattGGGATGGAATTGCTGATATTTTTGGGCAGAGGAGCAGCGATCCACATTTGGCATTAGTGGAAGAGTAG